The following coding sequences lie in one uncultured Mailhella sp. genomic window:
- the recJ gene encoding single-stranded-DNA-specific exonuclease RecJ — translation MSKNWIFRTRRDGASVPVSFYDAAERCGISPRLAELLWLRGVERPDQLSEYLSPGLRHLARPELWPGMKKAAQVLADGLRAGKKLAIWGDYDADGVTSTALVLQVLGHHGFEALWHLPDRREEGYGMNAKGVEKLAEQGASMLLTVDCGISDRSAIARARELGMDVVVADHHLPPEELPDATVLCNPKLADCPCASLAGVGVTFFLMAELNARLTEAGAPRMDMRRTLDLVALGTLADLVELEGQNRILVKNGLLVLAEARRPGISELKVVSGYAPLASLGAGQVIFSLAPRINAAGRVASAETALALLCAKDADSAADLARTLDGYNTQRRQEEERITEEAMTQAEAALNEPALVIAGRDWNQGVIGIVASRLVEKYHKPTLVLCADGDTLKGSGRSISGFDLHAGLARCAEELLTFGGHRMAAGVRVLPEKLDAFRRRFTSVVREELGSDPVPAVQLIDGELDFKAATNFIFLKELEMMQPFGVGNPEPVFQSPPLLVKRRRLFGPQKNHVLLELTDESCDITLQAKAWRQAELFPADLEGRRIVLAYSPGIDMYNGAASVDVRIKDWKLA, via the coding sequence ATGAGCAAAAACTGGATATTCCGTACACGCAGGGACGGCGCGTCCGTTCCGGTTTCCTTTTACGATGCGGCCGAACGCTGCGGCATTTCTCCCCGTCTGGCGGAGCTGCTCTGGCTGCGCGGCGTCGAGCGACCGGATCAACTGTCGGAATATCTTTCTCCCGGGCTTCGTCACCTGGCCAGGCCGGAACTGTGGCCCGGCATGAAAAAGGCCGCGCAGGTGCTGGCCGACGGGCTTCGCGCAGGAAAAAAGCTGGCCATCTGGGGCGATTACGACGCCGACGGCGTGACCAGCACTGCGCTGGTGCTGCAGGTGCTCGGGCATCACGGCTTTGAGGCGCTGTGGCATCTGCCCGACAGGCGGGAAGAAGGCTACGGCATGAACGCGAAGGGCGTGGAGAAGCTCGCGGAGCAGGGCGCGTCCATGCTGCTCACCGTGGACTGCGGCATTTCCGACAGATCGGCCATTGCGAGGGCCCGCGAACTCGGCATGGACGTGGTGGTGGCCGACCATCACCTTCCGCCCGAGGAGCTTCCCGACGCCACGGTGCTGTGCAATCCCAAGCTGGCGGACTGCCCATGCGCGTCTCTGGCGGGCGTGGGGGTGACGTTCTTTCTCATGGCGGAACTCAACGCGCGTCTGACCGAAGCGGGAGCGCCGCGCATGGACATGCGCCGCACGCTGGATCTGGTGGCGCTCGGCACGCTGGCTGATCTCGTGGAGCTTGAGGGGCAGAACCGCATACTGGTGAAGAACGGACTGCTCGTGCTGGCCGAAGCCAGAAGGCCGGGCATTTCCGAACTCAAGGTGGTGAGCGGCTACGCGCCGCTTGCCAGTCTCGGCGCGGGGCAGGTGATATTCAGCCTTGCGCCGCGCATCAATGCGGCCGGACGCGTGGCCTCGGCGGAAACGGCGCTTGCGCTGCTGTGCGCGAAGGACGCCGACAGCGCGGCGGATCTCGCCCGCACGCTGGACGGGTACAATACCCAGCGCCGTCAGGAAGAGGAACGCATTACCGAAGAAGCCATGACGCAGGCCGAGGCGGCGCTGAACGAACCGGCGCTGGTCATTGCCGGGCGGGACTGGAATCAGGGCGTCATCGGCATTGTGGCGTCGCGCCTGGTGGAAAAGTACCACAAGCCCACGCTGGTGCTGTGCGCCGACGGCGACACGCTCAAGGGGTCGGGGCGCTCCATCAGCGGCTTTGATCTGCACGCGGGGCTTGCCCGGTGCGCGGAAGAGCTGCTGACCTTCGGCGGTCACCGCATGGCCGCAGGCGTGCGCGTGCTGCCGGAAAAGCTGGACGCGTTTCGCAGGCGCTTCACGAGCGTGGTTCGGGAGGAGCTCGGCAGCGATCCTGTTCCCGCGGTGCAGCTCATCGACGGCGAGCTTGACTTCAAGGCGGCCACGAACTTCATTTTCCTCAAAGAACTGGAAATGATGCAGCCCTTCGGCGTGGGAAATCCCGAGCCGGTGTTCCAGTCGCCGCCGCTTCTGGTGAAACGGCGCAGACTGTTCGGCCCGCAGAAGAATCATGTGCTTCTTGAGCTGACCGACGAGAGCTGCGACATCACGCTTCAGGCCAAGGCCTGGCGGCAGGCGGAGCTGTTTCCGGCCGATCTGGAAGGGCGGCGCATCGTGCTGGCCTACAGCCCGGGCATAGACATGTACAACGGCGCGGCCAGCGTGGACGTGCGGATCAAGGATTGGAAACTGGCCTGA
- the gmk gene encoding guanylate kinase, whose protein sequence is MKTDFGPRRGLPFVICAPSGTGKTTLVSRLTAEFPLEFSISCTTRAPRGTEKDCVDYIFLDRETFVKRREEGYFAEWAEVHGNFYGTPLQPVRDRLALGKDMLFDIDVQGAAQLSLSLPEARFVFILPPSMDELERRLRGRGTDSEEAIRIRLSNARTEIMSSHWFDAIIVNDDLEKAYDQLRSFYLASTLQPSLKPQLARSICGA, encoded by the coding sequence ATGAAGACTGATTTCGGCCCCCGCCGCGGCCTGCCTTTTGTCATATGCGCGCCTTCCGGCACGGGAAAGACCACGCTCGTGAGCCGCCTGACCGCAGAGTTTCCCCTGGAGTTTTCCATTTCCTGCACGACCAGAGCCCCCCGCGGCACCGAGAAGGACTGCGTGGACTACATTTTCCTTGATCGGGAAACGTTCGTGAAGCGCAGGGAAGAGGGGTATTTTGCCGAATGGGCCGAGGTTCACGGCAATTTTTACGGCACGCCGCTCCAGCCCGTGCGCGACCGTCTGGCCCTCGGCAAGGACATGCTGTTCGACATCGACGTGCAGGGCGCGGCACAGCTTTCCCTTTCTCTGCCCGAAGCGCGTTTCGTGTTCATTCTGCCGCCGTCCATGGACGAGCTGGAACGACGCCTGCGCGGCCGCGGCACCGACAGCGAGGAAGCCATACGCATCCGCCTGTCCAACGCGCGCACGGAAATCATGAGCAGTCACTGGTTCGACGCCATCATCGTGAACGACGATCTCGAAAAGGCCTACGATCAGCTCCGTTCCTTTTATCTGGCATCCACATTGCAGCCTTCGCTCAAGCCTCAGCTCGCGCGGAGCATCTGCGGCGCGTAG
- the greA gene encoding transcription elongation factor GreA → MSTPISVQGYKKLEKELEALKKERPIVIQAIKEAREEGDLKENAGYDAARERQGFLEARINYIESQLPQYTVIDLDTIHSDKIIFGATVHVVDVDTDEERQFTLLGPDEADFAKGSISINSPVGRALLGHEVGDEVTIDIPRGRVTYEITNIEFHGVRD, encoded by the coding sequence ATGAGCACGCCTATTTCCGTACAGGGCTACAAAAAGCTGGAAAAAGAACTCGAAGCGCTCAAAAAGGAGCGGCCTATCGTCATTCAGGCCATCAAGGAGGCCCGTGAAGAAGGCGACCTGAAGGAAAACGCCGGCTATGACGCGGCCCGTGAACGCCAGGGTTTTCTGGAAGCCCGCATCAACTACATCGAGTCCCAGCTTCCGCAGTACACTGTCATCGACCTTGATACGATCCACAGCGACAAGATCATTTTCGGCGCCACCGTGCATGTGGTCGATGTGGACACCGACGAGGAACGTCAGTTCACCCTGCTCGGTCCCGACGAAGCCGACTTCGCCAAGGGCTCCATCTCCATCAACTCCCCCGTGGGCCGCGCTCTGCTCGGTCACGAGGTGGGCGACGAGGTCACCATCGACATTCCCCGCGGCCGCGTGACCTACGAAATCACCAACATCGAGTTCCACGGCGTGCGCGACTAA
- a CDS encoding NlpC/P60 family N-terminal domain-containing protein, with protein sequence MTVTYDWKKSMFGARAALLCLVLSGAVAAAGCAPQPKMPVQPQNAAGEVRDVNVIPQNLALFAGQAGGNALLRSQAAADEDMQAFRRRFFAPWDSGKLSRATLREFEAVLNWSPGKRGYAENLRPWSDAAWERMRYNAALDEASGPGRPAIAVRTADLRLAPTVKPRFARVEGAGQGWPFDDFQQSSVAVGTPLMAYHASRDDAWLLVQSPMAWGWVQADSVAFADESFCALWKSAPLEAVVREGVSLQNGSAFLALANIGTVLPVEGGRTLVPARGSDASAKIVSVVLEPGAALPMPQPLTAQAVAVIGDRMMGENYGWGGMYGNRDCSAMMRDLFAPFGIWLPRNSAAQAKFGDLHSLQGMSASAKIEAIERGAEPFRTLLWLPGHIGLYVGRFEGQPVFFHDIWGVRSRLRDGREGRIILGRAVITGVRPGSERSDVDPKGLLIERMRGYSIIGGR encoded by the coding sequence ATGACAGTGACGTACGATTGGAAAAAGAGCATGTTCGGCGCAAGAGCCGCGCTGCTGTGCCTTGTGCTTTCCGGAGCGGTGGCCGCTGCGGGCTGCGCGCCGCAGCCGAAGATGCCAGTGCAGCCGCAGAACGCCGCAGGCGAGGTGCGGGACGTGAACGTGATTCCCCAGAATCTGGCGCTCTTTGCCGGGCAGGCCGGAGGCAACGCGCTTCTGCGCTCGCAGGCGGCAGCGGATGAGGACATGCAGGCCTTCCGCCGGAGATTCTTTGCGCCCTGGGATTCGGGCAAACTTTCGCGCGCCACGCTGCGCGAGTTCGAGGCCGTGCTGAACTGGTCGCCCGGCAAGCGCGGATATGCGGAAAATCTGCGTCCGTGGAGCGATGCGGCCTGGGAAAGGATGCGTTACAACGCCGCGCTGGACGAGGCGTCCGGGCCGGGACGTCCGGCCATTGCCGTGAGGACTGCGGATCTTCGCCTGGCTCCCACCGTGAAGCCCCGGTTCGCCCGTGTGGAAGGCGCTGGGCAGGGCTGGCCCTTCGACGATTTTCAGCAGAGCTCCGTGGCCGTGGGCACGCCGCTCATGGCGTATCACGCGAGCCGCGACGACGCGTGGCTTCTGGTGCAGAGTCCCATGGCCTGGGGCTGGGTGCAGGCGGACAGCGTGGCCTTTGCCGACGAGTCCTTCTGCGCTTTGTGGAAGAGCGCGCCGCTGGAAGCCGTGGTTCGGGAAGGCGTTTCCCTGCAAAACGGCAGCGCGTTTCTTGCGCTTGCGAACATCGGCACGGTGCTCCCCGTTGAGGGCGGACGGACGCTGGTTCCGGCGCGCGGCTCCGACGCTTCGGCAAAGATTGTTTCCGTAGTTCTGGAGCCCGGCGCGGCGCTGCCCATGCCGCAGCCGCTCACTGCGCAGGCCGTGGCCGTCATTGGCGACCGCATGATGGGAGAAAATTATGGCTGGGGCGGCATGTACGGCAACAGGGACTGCTCTGCCATGATGCGCGACCTGTTCGCGCCTTTCGGCATCTGGCTGCCCCGCAATTCCGCAGCGCAGGCCAAATTCGGCGATCTTCACAGCCTTCAGGGCATGAGCGCCTCCGCCAAGATCGAGGCCATCGAGCGCGGAGCGGAACCGTTCCGCACGCTGCTCTGGCTGCCCGGACACATCGGACTCTACGTGGGGCGCTTTGAAGGGCAGCCCGTGTTCTTCCACGACATCTGGGGCGTTCGCAGCCGGCTGCGCGACGGACGCGAAGGACGCATTATTCTCGGCAGGGCCGTGATTACCGGCGTGCGGCCCGGCAGCGAGAGAAGCGACGTGGATCCCAAGGGGCTGCTCATCGAAAGGATGCGCGGCTACTCCATCATCGGCGGACGGTAG
- a CDS encoding ATP-dependent RecD-like DNA helicase: protein MLTQDGADSPEEFSGTLERVVFHNAENGWTVFRLRVEGREDPVAVVGSMSSPQPGARLRVKGRWIKHPKFGRQIQMTSFEEELPATEEGIRLFLASGCIKGIGPKWADRIVAHFGASTLDVMDHDPERMLELPRFGKKRLEAMKASWAEHQGIRELMIFLQPHGVTAGLSVRIYRQYGAQALVVVRENPYRLAMDIHGIGFTTADALARKLGFDESSPLRAEAGVLYLLMRLTEDGHVYYPRNLLVDEAVQKLSIPPEMADEAVSDLEREERVVIEDLGDHEGVYLTRNYIYESKIAFYMHRLLHSPKSVHIPEPKKLVKRVISAMPMELAEEQKQAVYTAAASKVMVLTGGPGTGKTTILNAIIKVFQEARARILLAAPTGRAAKRMSEASGMEARTIHRLLEYSPSEDGFNRNENNPLACGLLVVDEASMMDTMLMYHLVKAAPVGATFILVGDVNQLPSVGPGNVLRDVIASGAVPVVELLEVFRQAAESDIICNAHLINKGELPELHQRAGQKTDFYFFKQDDPEAAADLVVDLVRDRIPRKFGFHTEDIQVLSPMLRGAVGVNSLNRRLQDAVNPQPTSLVRGERQFRLNDRVMQVRNNYDKDVFNGDTGTIIYLDAEEREVTVRFDDRNVNYLWEEMDELVPAYAISIHKSQGGEYPVVVIPLMMQHFMLLQRNLVYTAVTRGRKMVVLVGEWRALAIAVKNNHIRRRYTWLAHRLAGSEGSVHADMLPEVGSSSGRRAGKDVKTS, encoded by the coding sequence TTTTCCGGCACGCTGGAGCGCGTGGTCTTCCACAACGCGGAAAACGGCTGGACGGTATTCCGGCTCCGCGTGGAGGGACGGGAAGATCCGGTGGCCGTGGTGGGCAGCATGTCTTCGCCGCAGCCCGGCGCCCGGCTGCGCGTGAAGGGCCGCTGGATCAAGCATCCGAAGTTCGGCCGTCAGATACAGATGACCTCGTTTGAGGAAGAGCTGCCCGCCACCGAAGAGGGCATACGGCTTTTTCTCGCGTCCGGCTGCATCAAGGGCATAGGGCCGAAGTGGGCTGACCGCATCGTGGCGCACTTCGGCGCAAGCACGCTCGACGTCATGGATCACGACCCCGAGCGCATGCTCGAACTGCCCCGTTTCGGCAAAAAGCGCCTGGAAGCCATGAAGGCCTCCTGGGCGGAGCATCAGGGCATTCGCGAGCTCATGATTTTTCTTCAGCCCCACGGCGTCACGGCCGGGCTTTCGGTGCGCATCTATCGTCAGTACGGCGCGCAGGCGCTGGTCGTGGTGCGCGAGAATCCCTACCGCCTGGCCATGGACATTCACGGCATAGGCTTCACCACGGCGGACGCGCTGGCCCGCAAGCTCGGCTTCGATGAATCAAGCCCTCTGCGGGCCGAGGCAGGCGTACTGTATCTGCTCATGCGCCTCACCGAAGACGGGCACGTGTACTATCCGCGCAATCTGCTGGTGGACGAGGCCGTGCAGAAGCTCTCCATTCCCCCGGAAATGGCGGACGAGGCCGTGTCCGATCTTGAGCGCGAAGAGCGCGTGGTCATCGAGGACCTCGGCGATCACGAAGGCGTGTACCTCACGCGAAACTACATTTATGAATCGAAGATAGCCTTCTACATGCACAGACTGCTGCATTCGCCGAAGTCCGTGCACATTCCCGAGCCGAAAAAACTGGTGAAGCGGGTCATTTCCGCCATGCCCATGGAGCTTGCCGAAGAGCAGAAGCAGGCCGTCTATACGGCCGCCGCCTCCAAGGTCATGGTGCTCACCGGCGGCCCCGGCACGGGCAAGACCACCATTCTGAACGCCATCATCAAGGTGTTTCAGGAGGCAAGGGCGCGCATTCTGCTGGCCGCGCCCACGGGCCGCGCCGCCAAGCGCATGTCCGAGGCGAGCGGCATGGAGGCGCGGACCATTCATCGGCTGCTCGAATACAGTCCTTCGGAAGACGGCTTCAACCGCAACGAAAACAATCCTCTCGCGTGCGGACTGCTGGTGGTGGACGAGGCTTCCATGATGGACACCATGCTCATGTATCATCTGGTGAAGGCCGCGCCCGTGGGAGCCACGTTCATTCTGGTGGGCGACGTGAATCAGCTTCCTTCCGTGGGGCCGGGCAACGTGCTGCGCGACGTCATCGCGTCGGGCGCGGTGCCCGTGGTGGAGCTCCTGGAAGTGTTCCGTCAGGCCGCGGAAAGCGACATCATCTGCAACGCACACCTCATCAACAAGGGAGAGCTGCCGGAACTGCATCAGCGGGCGGGCCAGAAAACGGACTTCTATTTTTTCAAGCAGGACGATCCCGAGGCCGCCGCCGATCTCGTGGTGGACCTCGTGCGCGACCGCATTCCCCGCAAGTTCGGCTTTCACACGGAAGACATTCAGGTGCTCTCGCCCATGCTGCGCGGAGCCGTGGGCGTGAACAGTCTGAACCGCCGCCTTCAGGACGCCGTAAATCCGCAGCCGACCTCTCTTGTGCGGGGCGAGAGACAGTTCCGCCTGAACGACCGGGTCATGCAGGTGCGCAACAACTACGACAAGGACGTGTTCAACGGCGACACCGGAACCATCATTTATCTGGACGCTGAGGAGCGCGAAGTGACCGTGCGCTTCGACGACCGCAACGTGAACTATCTCTGGGAGGAAATGGACGAGCTTGTTCCGGCCTACGCCATTTCCATTCACAAGTCGCAGGGCGGCGAGTATCCGGTGGTGGTCATTCCGCTCATGATGCAGCATTTCATGCTTCTGCAGCGCAACCTGGTGTACACCGCGGTGACGCGCGGACGCAAAATGGTGGTGCTGGTGGGCGAGTGGAGGGCGCTGGCCATAGCGGTGAAGAACAATCACATCCGCAGACGTTATACCTGGCTGGCGCATCGGCTGGCCGGCAGCGAAGGATCGGTGCATGCCGACATGCTGCCCGAAGTGGGCTCTTCCTCCGGACGCCGCGCGGGAAAGGACGTGAAAACATCATGA
- a CDS encoding MiaB/RimO family radical SAM methylthiotransferase encodes MEKTFKFYTITYGCRVNQYETQAIREWWQSLGGSEIDDPAEADVVLVDSCAVTAQAVSDARQMTRKIGRLNPQARIFAAGCASSAEPADFALPGVAAVIPQKDKFVLLRGHPLDMTDFTVPEEGRPRFAPFSISSFRRARPVVKVQDGCSQGCAYCIIPLTRGPARSRSVDDILAETRRLLEAGYREIMISGVNLRQFHADGQDGRNFWTLLQRMDAEFSPEWQGRARFRLSSLDPAQVTDEACLETLEGCRMVCPHLHLSLQSGSMAVLQRMGRSPYSPQSVAEAVEKMRRFWPVMGLGADILMGFPGETEEETEETLDMLRALPMTYAHVFPYSERPGTRAAALKQLPKKVRQQHAARVRSLMAEKHARFLEEQLAQPVMRVAFDSADARHGNNEWYADCRMEDEVVARRGDHELVCAQPVRVEGNLIIVRPAGEENLTTYPSGE; translated from the coding sequence ATGGAAAAGACGTTTAAATTTTATACCATTACCTACGGCTGCCGTGTGAACCAGTACGAAACGCAGGCCATCCGCGAATGGTGGCAGAGTCTCGGCGGCTCGGAAATCGACGATCCGGCCGAGGCGGACGTGGTGCTGGTGGATTCCTGCGCCGTGACGGCGCAGGCCGTGAGCGACGCCAGACAGATGACGCGCAAAATAGGCCGTCTCAATCCGCAGGCGCGCATTTTTGCCGCAGGCTGCGCGTCTTCGGCGGAACCCGCCGACTTTGCGCTGCCGGGCGTGGCCGCCGTGATTCCGCAGAAGGACAAGTTCGTGCTTTTGCGCGGCCATCCCCTGGACATGACCGACTTCACCGTGCCGGAAGAGGGGAGACCGCGCTTTGCGCCGTTTTCCATCAGTTCGTTCCGGCGGGCAAGACCCGTGGTCAAGGTGCAGGACGGCTGTTCACAGGGCTGCGCCTACTGCATCATTCCGCTCACGCGCGGCCCGGCGCGCAGCCGCTCCGTGGACGACATTCTGGCCGAAACGCGGCGTCTTCTGGAGGCCGGATACCGGGAAATCATGATTTCCGGCGTGAATCTGCGTCAGTTCCACGCGGACGGGCAGGACGGCCGCAATTTCTGGACGCTGCTGCAACGTATGGACGCGGAATTTTCGCCGGAATGGCAGGGAAGGGCTCGTTTTCGCCTGAGCTCGCTTGATCCGGCGCAGGTGACGGACGAAGCCTGTCTGGAAACGCTGGAAGGCTGCCGCATGGTGTGTCCGCATCTGCACCTGTCGCTGCAGAGCGGAAGCATGGCCGTGCTTCAGCGCATGGGGCGTTCGCCCTATTCTCCGCAGAGCGTGGCCGAGGCCGTGGAAAAGATGCGTCGTTTCTGGCCGGTGATGGGGCTCGGCGCAGACATTCTCATGGGCTTTCCCGGCGAGACCGAGGAAGAGACGGAGGAAACGCTGGACATGCTGCGCGCTCTGCCCATGACCTACGCCCACGTGTTTCCCTATTCCGAGCGCCCCGGCACCCGCGCCGCGGCGTTGAAGCAGCTGCCCAAAAAGGTGCGCCAGCAGCACGCGGCGAGAGTACGCTCGCTCATGGCGGAAAAGCACGCGCGCTTTCTTGAGGAGCAGCTTGCGCAGCCCGTCATGCGGGTGGCCTTCGACAGCGCCGACGCCCGCCACGGAAACAATGAATGGTACGCCGACTGCCGCATGGAAGACGAAGTTGTGGCGCGCAGAGGCGATCATGAGCTTGTCTGCGCGCAGCCCGTGCGCGTGGAAGGAAATTTGATTATCGTACGCCCCGCAGGGGAAGAAAACCTCACGACCTACCCTTCAGGAGAATGA
- the ettA gene encoding energy-dependent translational throttle protein EttA codes for MANDNQPDKVIYSMNRVTKRHGQREVLKDISLGYFYGAKIGVLGLNGAGKSSLLKIMAGVDKAFDGDVVVAPGYTIGYLEQEPLVDETRTVREVVEEGVQEVVDLVKEFNEINEKFADPDADMDALIERQAKVQEKMDALNAWDLDSRLEMAMDALRCPPGDTPVSVVSGGERRRVALCRLLLQNPDILLLDEPTNHLDAESVAWLERYLQSFPGTVIAVTHDRYFLDHVAGWILELDRGRGIPWKGNYSSWLEQKEKRLALEEKADNERRKTLARELEWIHMSPKGRHAKGKARINAYEAMLSHESERLAPDLEIYIPPGPRLGKSVIEAKDLCKSMGDKVLVENANFLVQPGAIVGIIGPNGAGKTTLFRMLVGEEKPDSGTLNIGETVKFGYVDQNRASLEPGKTVYEIISGGNDFIKLGGREVNARAYCSRFNFQGGDQQKKVDVLSGGERNRVHLACMLKSGANVLLLDEPTNDIDVNTMRALEDALENFAGCVLVISHDRWFLDRIATHILAFEDEGQVTFFEGNFSEYEEDRRKRLGKDADTPHRMKYRRLTRQ; via the coding sequence ATGGCAAACGATAATCAGCCGGACAAAGTCATTTATTCGATGAACCGCGTGACCAAGCGTCATGGTCAGCGGGAAGTCCTCAAGGATATTTCGCTCGGCTACTTCTACGGCGCGAAGATCGGCGTGCTCGGCCTGAACGGCGCGGGCAAGTCCTCGCTGCTCAAGATCATGGCCGGTGTGGACAAGGCCTTCGATGGCGACGTGGTGGTCGCGCCGGGCTACACCATCGGGTACCTTGAGCAGGAACCTCTGGTGGACGAAACGCGCACCGTGCGCGAAGTGGTGGAAGAGGGCGTGCAGGAAGTCGTGGATCTTGTGAAGGAATTCAACGAGATCAACGAGAAGTTCGCCGACCCCGACGCGGACATGGACGCGCTCATTGAGCGTCAGGCCAAGGTGCAGGAGAAGATGGACGCCCTGAATGCGTGGGATCTGGATTCCCGGCTGGAAATGGCCATGGATGCGCTGCGCTGTCCGCCCGGCGACACTCCCGTGTCGGTGGTGTCCGGCGGCGAACGCCGTCGCGTGGCCCTGTGCCGTCTGCTGCTTCAGAATCCCGACATTCTTCTGCTCGACGAACCGACCAACCATCTGGACGCCGAATCCGTGGCGTGGCTGGAACGGTATCTGCAGAGCTTCCCCGGCACGGTCATCGCCGTGACTCACGACCGTTATTTTCTCGATCACGTGGCCGGCTGGATTCTGGAACTCGATCGCGGCCGCGGCATTCCGTGGAAGGGCAACTATTCCTCCTGGCTGGAACAGAAGGAAAAGCGTCTCGCCCTTGAGGAAAAGGCCGACAACGAACGTCGCAAGACGCTCGCTCGCGAACTGGAATGGATTCACATGTCGCCCAAGGGACGTCACGCCAAGGGCAAGGCGCGCATCAACGCCTACGAGGCCATGCTGAGCCACGAGAGCGAGCGCCTCGCGCCCGATCTGGAAATCTACATTCCGCCGGGACCGCGCCTCGGCAAGTCGGTCATCGAGGCGAAGGATCTGTGCAAGAGCATGGGCGACAAGGTGCTTGTGGAAAACGCGAACTTCCTTGTGCAGCCCGGCGCCATCGTGGGCATCATCGGCCCCAACGGCGCGGGCAAGACCACGCTGTTCAGAATGCTTGTGGGCGAGGAAAAGCCCGATTCCGGCACGCTCAATATCGGCGAAACCGTGAAGTTCGGCTATGTCGATCAGAACCGCGCTTCGCTGGAACCCGGCAAGACCGTGTACGAGATCATCAGCGGCGGCAACGACTTCATCAAGCTCGGCGGCCGCGAAGTGAACGCCCGCGCCTACTGCTCGCGCTTCAACTTCCAGGGCGGCGATCAGCAGAAGAAGGTGGACGTGCTTTCCGGCGGCGAGCGCAACCGCGTGCATCTGGCCTGCATGCTCAAGTCCGGGGCCAACGTGCTGCTGCTCGACGAACCCACCAACGACATCGACGTGAACACCATGCGCGCCCTTGAAGACGCGCTGGAGAACTTCGCCGGATGCGTGCTCGTCATCAGCCACGACCGCTGGTTCCTCGACCGTATCGCCACCCACATTCTCGCCTTTGAGGATGAGGGACAGGTCACGTTCTTTGAAGGCAACTTCTCCGAATACGAGGAGGATCGCCGCAAGAGACTCGGCAAGGACGCGGACACCCCGCACCGCATGAAGTACCGCAGGCTCACGCGTCAGTAG
- a CDS encoding DUF370 domain-containing protein: protein MARQQLVNVGFGNYVLASRVVAIVNPLSSPMRRLRDDARAEGRLVDVSQGRKTRAILVTDSNHVILSAISADTLGQRFASQSGADGSDDEVEDDI, encoded by the coding sequence ATGGCGCGTCAGCAGCTTGTCAACGTAGGGTTCGGCAACTATGTTCTGGCTTCCCGCGTGGTGGCCATTGTGAACCCTCTTTCCTCGCCCATGCGACGTCTGCGCGACGACGCCCGTGCCGAAGGGCGTCTGGTGGACGTTTCCCAGGGGCGCAAGACCAGAGCCATTCTGGTTACTGATTCCAATCATGTCATACTTTCCGCCATTTCCGCGGACACGCTCGGACAGCGCTTTGCGTCGCAGAGCGGCGCGGACGGCTCCGATGATGAAGTTGAGGATGATATATGA
- a CDS encoding YicC/YloC family endoribonuclease encodes MPLRSMTGFGRFQQDNGDVVQTWEIRSVNSRFLDLKWKLPPQARNMEARFEKIVRRFASRGRVEISLNLQFSGVSRVSFDAAQASAMLDAVKAFASSRGDIFDVDYMALMQLSPLWTSGGEEDEALFDALAAGLEGALADWNEARETEAVALARDLEARFSRMAEWISAIEERAPEVKAARFEQVRERLTDMLNSLGGELEENRFLQEVVILADKLDVTEELIRLHSHLVRLASLMESGEDAGRKLDFTLQESFREINTCGNKIQDAQVSRIVVDCKNELEKCREQVQNLE; translated from the coding sequence ATGCCGCTTCGCAGCATGACGGGCTTCGGCCGTTTTCAGCAGGACAACGGCGACGTGGTCCAGACTTGGGAGATCCGCAGCGTCAACAGCCGTTTCCTCGACCTCAAGTGGAAGCTTCCGCCGCAGGCCCGCAACATGGAGGCCCGCTTTGAAAAGATCGTGCGTCGCTTCGCCTCGCGCGGGCGCGTGGAAATTTCGCTGAATCTGCAGTTTTCCGGCGTTTCGCGCGTGAGCTTCGACGCGGCGCAGGCGTCGGCCATGCTGGATGCGGTGAAGGCCTTCGCTTCGTCGCGCGGAGACATCTTCGACGTGGATTACATGGCGCTCATGCAGCTTTCGCCGCTCTGGACGTCGGGTGGGGAAGAAGACGAGGCGCTGTTCGACGCGCTGGCCGCCGGGCTTGAAGGCGCGCTTGCGGACTGGAACGAGGCCCGCGAGACCGAGGCCGTGGCGCTTGCGCGTGATCTGGAAGCCAGATTCAGCCGCATGGCGGAGTGGATTTCGGCCATTGAGGAACGGGCTCCCGAGGTCAAGGCCGCCCGTTTCGAGCAGGTGCGCGAACGTCTTACAGACATGCTGAACTCGCTCGGCGGAGAACTTGAGGAAAACCGTTTTCTTCAGGAAGTGGTCATTCTGGCCGACAAGCTTGACGTGACGGAAGAACTCATTCGTCTGCATTCCCATCTCGTGCGTCTGGCCTCGCTCATGGAGAGCGGCGAAGACGCGGGGCGCAAGCTGGACTTCACGCTTCAGGAGAGTTTCCGCGAGATCAACACCTGCGGCAACAAGATTCAGGACGCGCAGGTCTCCCGCATCGTGGTGGACTGCAAGAACGAGCTTGAGAAGTGCCGCGAACAGGTGCAGAACCTGGAGTAG